One window of Candidatus Methanomethylicota archaeon genomic DNA carries:
- the amrS gene encoding AmmeMemoRadiSam system radical SAM enzyme, producing MKEAMLYESMGSGSVKCNLCGRRCIIPEGKTGFCRVRRNVGGKLYSLVYSKVCSVACDPIEKKPLFHYNPGASVLSIATIGCNFRCLFCDNWVISQEEEIYGRELPPEKIVELALKNDCQGISYTYTEPTIFFEYAYDTAKIAKSKGLFNTFVTNGYMTPEAVDTIAPYLDAATVDFKCSANPEAYKTLSSVFDVQPIFDCLLELKRKGVFIEVTNLLIPGIDGWERDLENLAKWIVENLGPETPFHILRFHPDYKLYDRSSTPSYMLKKAYEISRNSGLKHVYVGNAPELRLENTYCPQCGQLLIERYGFQVLAYNITEDLKCPKCGYSVNVRGKFWAGGGWLRDIL from the coding sequence ATGAAGGAAGCAATGTTATATGAATCCATGGGTAGTGGAAGTGTTAAATGTAATTTGTGTGGTCGTAGATGCATAATTCCTGAAGGTAAAACTGGTTTCTGCCGTGTACGAAGGAATGTGGGTGGGAAATTATACTCCCTCGTTTACTCTAAAGTTTGCTCTGTGGCTTGTGACCCAATTGAGAAGAAGCCTCTATTCCATTATAATCCTGGTGCATCCGTCTTGAGTATAGCTACTATTGGATGCAATTTTAGATGCTTATTCTGTGATAATTGGGTTATAAGTCAAGAGGAAGAGATTTATGGTAGAGAGTTGCCTCCAGAGAAGATTGTGGAATTGGCTTTGAAGAATGATTGTCAAGGTATAAGCTACACTTATACTGAACCAACAATATTCTTTGAATACGCATATGACACTGCCAAGATTGCCAAGAGTAAGGGTTTATTCAATACATTCGTAACTAATGGTTATATGACCCCTGAAGCTGTGGATACCATAGCCCCATATCTTGATGCCGCCACAGTGGATTTCAAATGTTCAGCAAATCCTGAGGCGTATAAAACTTTATCTAGCGTATTTGATGTTCAACCAATTTTCGATTGCCTATTGGAATTGAAGAGGAAGGGGGTTTTCATTGAAGTAACCAATCTACTTATACCTGGAATTGATGGGTGGGAGAGGGACCTTGAAAATTTAGCTAAATGGATTGTTGAGAACCTTGGCCCTGAAACCCCATTCCACATCCTTAGATTTCATCCAGACTACAAATTATATGATCGTTCTTCAACGCCAAGTTATATGCTTAAGAAGGCTTATGAGATATCCCGTAATTCCGGATTAAAGCATGTTTATGTTGGTAATGCACCTGAACTTAGACTGGAAAACACCTACTGTCCACAATGTGGTCAATTATTGATTGAGAGGTATGGATTCCAGGTTTTAGCATACAATATTACTGAAGACCTTAAATGCCCGAAATGTGGGTATAGCGTTAATGTTCGTGGAAAGTTTTGGGCTGGTGGTGGATGGCTTCGGGACATACTATAA
- a CDS encoding DUF1297 domain-containing protein, with protein MIEVEEMREIVRGYRNPCMLIIGSHSALDAWSGARGNGLRCIIYTTRERAVIYLHNAIAGGPDEFIEDLPQVVSRDVHVVEDLRDLSGDWRYAILILDRYSDIVKHVDDLIELEALQIPNRAFSVYVGGDDYCSVIENDFAVPIVGSRRLLKIENRGIEKDYYWYLERAGIPYPKSIRYEIYSGGIRFKEPYENPLILKTYHPQRIFERVFIFAADSNDLERKVEKAIKDGYLNEETLKAARVEELILGPHANFNFFFSPLNSIKSWGSVEEYYSKLYNLSLEEARVCLANEFLSIDERRETILDGLKRLPVDVQSKLEEKILPSFEVTLHAMVSIRESIIKDVLRCANRLLLCLRRELPPGIIGSWCLQTVITWGRPSEYGLKAGFKPDFEVEGLGFGLYDSFGENPPMHIPVTQDVAFRHGGGTNVHMGIGGQYSNVRYNRRISLGERIGLEIKRAVKMKALDLLVT; from the coding sequence ATGATTGAGGTTGAGGAGATGCGTGAGATAGTTCGTGGTTATAGGAATCCATGTATGCTAATTATAGGGTCTCATTCAGCTCTTGATGCTTGGAGTGGAGCTAGGGGTAATGGTTTGAGATGTATAATTTACACTACGAGGGAGAGGGCTGTAATATATCTTCATAATGCTATAGCTGGAGGTCCCGATGAATTCATTGAAGATTTACCGCAAGTTGTCTCTAGGGATGTTCATGTTGTTGAAGATTTACGTGATTTATCTGGAGATTGGAGGTATGCCATTCTAATTTTGGATAGGTATTCTGATATTGTGAAGCATGTGGATGACCTTATTGAATTGGAAGCTTTACAGATTCCAAATAGGGCTTTCTCCGTTTATGTTGGTGGTGACGATTATTGTAGTGTTATTGAAAATGATTTTGCAGTTCCAATTGTAGGTTCTAGGAGGCTTCTTAAAATTGAGAATAGGGGGATTGAGAAGGATTATTACTGGTATCTTGAAAGGGCTGGCATACCATACCCCAAGAGCATTAGATATGAGATTTATAGTGGTGGTATTAGGTTTAAGGAGCCATATGAAAATCCATTAATATTGAAAACCTATCATCCACAGAGGATTTTTGAGAGGGTATTCATTTTTGCAGCAGATTCCAATGATCTTGAACGTAAAGTTGAGAAGGCTATTAAAGATGGATATTTAAATGAGGAGACTTTAAAGGCTGCTAGGGTTGAGGAGTTAATTCTAGGTCCTCATGCCAACTTCAACTTCTTCTTCTCACCATTAAATTCAATTAAGAGTTGGGGTAGCGTTGAGGAGTATTATTCGAAACTATATAATTTAAGTTTGGAGGAGGCTAGGGTATGTTTGGCCAATGAATTCCTATCCATAGATGAGCGTAGGGAAACAATCCTCGATGGATTGAAGAGGCTTCCAGTAGATGTTCAATCTAAACTTGAGGAGAAGATTTTACCATCTTTCGAAGTTACACTTCATGCTATGGTTAGTATACGTGAATCCATTATAAAGGATGTATTGAGATGTGCTAATAGACTCCTATTATGTTTGAGAAGAGAGCTTCCACCTGGAATTATTGGATCATGGTGTCTTCAGACTGTAATAACTTGGGGTAGACCAAGTGAATATGGTTTGAAAGCAGGGTTTAAACCAGATTTTGAAGTTGAAGGTTTAGGGTTTGGTTTATATGATAGTTTTGGTGAAAACCCCCCAATGCATATACCTGTCACTCAAGATGTTGCTTTTAGGCATGGTGGTGGAACTAATGTGCATATGGGTATTGGTGGTCAGTACTCCAATGTTAGGTATAATAGGCGTATAAGTTTGGGTGAGAGGATAGGTTTGGAGATTAAGCGTGCAGTTAAGATGAAGGCTTTAGATCTCCTTGTCACGTGA
- a CDS encoding M20 family metallopeptidase, translated as MSVYNWILNRAVELESETISFRREIHMYPELGFQEKRTAKLVSEMLGKWGYEVHTGIAETGVLGILRCGEGRVVALRADMDALPIQEENEVPYKSRVPGVMHACGHDAHVAMLLTAARILSEMKDKFRGTVKLIFQPAEELGGGLSGAFKMIEEGVLKDPDVEAIFGFHVWNNLDSGKIGLREGPILASTGRFEIDVKGLGGHGASPHLAIDPIVVSASIILNLQTIVSRNLDPLESGVVSACSIHSGTAFNIIPESAKIIGTYRALTFEVRDLLKKRIKEISEGVAKAFNAECKVTLADGVPPTINNPIAVRMAKSVLNEIVGLNNIVEVKPSMGGEDFAYYLEKVPGAFLELGTRNVERGITSPHHNPRFDIDESALKYGSASYAALAYHYLAHGF; from the coding sequence ATGTCTGTTTACAATTGGATTTTGAATAGAGCTGTGGAGTTGGAGAGTGAAACAATATCTTTTAGACGTGAAATACACATGTATCCAGAACTTGGATTTCAAGAGAAGCGTACAGCTAAACTTGTATCTGAAATGCTTGGTAAGTGGGGTTATGAAGTTCATACTGGCATTGCTGAAACTGGAGTTCTTGGGATTTTAAGGTGTGGTGAGGGTAGGGTTGTGGCTTTAAGGGCTGATATGGATGCACTACCAATACAAGAGGAGAATGAAGTTCCATATAAGTCTAGGGTTCCAGGCGTTATGCATGCTTGTGGACATGATGCCCATGTAGCTATGCTCTTAACTGCAGCTAGGATTCTATCTGAAATGAAGGATAAATTTAGGGGGACTGTGAAACTCATATTCCAACCAGCCGAGGAGTTGGGTGGTGGTTTGAGTGGTGCTTTCAAGATGATTGAAGAGGGGGTTTTGAAGGATCCCGATGTTGAAGCAATTTTTGGCTTCCATGTATGGAATAATCTGGATTCTGGTAAAATTGGGTTGAGGGAGGGTCCAATATTAGCTTCAACTGGGAGATTTGAAATAGATGTTAAGGGTTTAGGTGGACATGGAGCATCCCCCCATTTAGCCATAGACCCTATAGTTGTATCTGCAAGTATAATATTGAATTTACAAACCATTGTGAGTCGCAATCTGGATCCATTGGAGTCTGGTGTTGTTAGTGCTTGTTCCATTCATTCAGGGACTGCCTTTAACATAATTCCAGAATCTGCCAAAATCATTGGAACTTATCGGGCTTTAACCTTTGAGGTTAGGGATTTATTGAAGAAGCGTATTAAGGAGATATCTGAGGGGGTTGCCAAGGCATTTAATGCTGAATGTAAGGTCACCCTTGCTGATGGTGTCCCTCCAACTATAAATAATCCAATTGCAGTTAGGATGGCTAAGAGTGTTTTAAATGAGATTGTTGGTTTAAATAATATTGTTGAAGTTAAGCCTAGTATGGGTGGAGAGGATTTCGCTTATTATCTTGAGAAAGTTCCTGGAGCATTCTTAGAGCTTGGGACGAGGAATGTTGAGCGTGGGATAACTTCTCCACATCACAATCCAAGATTTGATATTGATGAGAGTGCTTTGAAGTATGGTTCAGCATCATATGCTGCCTTAGCATACCATTACCTTGCCCATGGATTCTAA
- a CDS encoding lactate utilization protein — MAFKEYREWHSKCNLNIVAENLIKRGFKAKCFDDVKEAKNYILSMIPQNATVGVGGSVTIRELGIIEDLESRGVKVIHHWIRGLSPEDSYRLRMMEISSDFFLSSCNALTIDGVIVNADSSGNRVAALAFGPKNVIMVVGVNKIVYDLDMALWRIYNVAAPMNSRRLGVKVPCAEAGYCVDCDSADCPVRVIEIIERKPQAGDYHVVLVNANLGF; from the coding sequence ATGGCTTTTAAGGAGTATAGGGAGTGGCATTCCAAATGCAATTTAAATATTGTTGCAGAAAATCTAATTAAACGTGGATTTAAAGCTAAATGTTTTGATGATGTTAAGGAGGCTAAGAACTATATTCTATCAATGATACCTCAAAATGCCACTGTTGGTGTGGGTGGCTCTGTCACTATTAGGGAGCTTGGGATAATTGAGGATTTGGAGTCTAGGGGGGTTAAGGTTATTCACCATTGGATTAGAGGGTTGAGCCCTGAAGATTCATATAGGCTTAGGATGATGGAAATTAGTAGTGACTTCTTCCTTTCAAGTTGTAATGCTTTAACAATTGATGGCGTTATAGTTAATGCTGATAGTTCTGGTAATAGAGTTGCAGCCTTAGCCTTTGGTCCTAAAAACGTGATAATGGTTGTTGGTGTTAATAAGATTGTATATGATCTTGATATGGCTTTGTGGAGGATATATAATGTTGCAGCTCCCATGAATTCACGTAGACTTGGAGTTAAAGTTCCATGCGCTGAGGCTGGATATTGTGTTGATTGTGATTCAGCAGATTGTCCTGTTAGGGTTATTGAGATCATTGAGCGTAAACCTCAAGCTGGAGACTATCATGTAGTTTTGGTTAATGCAAATCTTGGTTTCTAA
- a CDS encoding aldo/keto reductase, whose product MKYRRFGSLDWHVSVLGFGAMRLPVIGDNYSNVDEDEAIKMIRYGIEHGINYIDTAYGYHGGKSEVIVGRAVDGYHGRVRVATKMPVYLVNSQSDMDKVLDEQLDRLGMDYVDFYLLHGLNRERWKKLKELRVFEWIEHALSSGKIKHIGFSFHDTFDLFKEIIDSYNWTLCQIQYNYLDVDYQAGIRGLKYAASKGIAVVVMEPLAGGLLASPPIEVINVFNEAKVKRSPVEWALMWVWNHPEVSVALSGMSTMQQVIENVKYAENAIPNILSQEELALFDRAREIIRGRGFINCSGCRYCQPCPNGVLIPDIFAYYNAYFKRGRDPSVIDEYNLKIPPNGRAENCIKCGKCEELCPQHIEIRLWLDRARRLFSRPR is encoded by the coding sequence GTGAAGTATAGGCGTTTTGGAAGTTTAGATTGGCATGTTTCAGTGCTTGGTTTTGGGGCTATGAGGCTTCCAGTTATCGGTGACAATTATAGTAATGTGGATGAGGATGAAGCTATAAAGATGATTAGGTATGGTATTGAGCATGGGATAAACTATATTGATACTGCTTATGGTTATCATGGTGGTAAAAGTGAAGTTATAGTGGGCAGAGCTGTGGATGGTTATCATGGACGTGTCCGTGTGGCTACGAAGATGCCCGTTTACCTCGTTAATTCACAGTCGGATATGGATAAGGTTTTGGATGAGCAGTTGGATCGATTGGGCATGGATTATGTGGACTTCTATCTACTTCACGGTTTAAATAGGGAAAGGTGGAAGAAACTTAAGGAGCTTAGGGTTTTCGAATGGATTGAACATGCTCTATCCAGTGGTAAAATAAAGCATATTGGATTCAGCTTTCATGATACCTTCGATCTATTCAAGGAAATTATAGATTCATATAATTGGACTTTATGTCAAATTCAATACAACTATTTAGATGTAGATTATCAGGCTGGGATTAGGGGGTTAAAGTACGCTGCTTCTAAAGGTATAGCCGTGGTTGTAATGGAGCCTTTGGCTGGTGGATTGCTTGCATCACCTCCAATTGAAGTTATAAATGTGTTTAATGAAGCTAAGGTTAAGCGTAGCCCTGTGGAGTGGGCTTTAATGTGGGTTTGGAATCATCCAGAAGTTTCAGTGGCATTGAGTGGTATGAGTACCATGCAGCAGGTTATTGAGAATGTTAAGTATGCTGAGAATGCCATTCCAAACATCCTCAGTCAAGAGGAGTTGGCTCTGTTTGATAGGGCTAGAGAAATAATACGTGGTAGGGGTTTCATAAATTGTAGTGGTTGTAGATATTGTCAACCATGCCCCAATGGTGTTTTAATTCCAGACATATTTGCATATTATAATGCCTACTTTAAGAGGGGTAGGGATCCATCTGTAATAGATGAATATAACCTCAAAATTCCACCCAATGGTAGAGCTGAAAATTGTATTAAATGTGGTAAATGTGAAGAGCTTTGCCCGCAACATATTGAGATAAGGCTTTGGCTAGATAGAGCTAGGAGGCTTTTCAGCCGCCCAAGATAA
- the pyk gene encoding pyruvate kinase: METLKFKLTYDWKGIMKIKIIATLGPSTKNLKTVREMVLEGVSAFRINFSHGNEEEWNKHLKNVRKTEEELRMVIGVGGDLKGGSVRLGYVEEPIKLKQGMELKMVNKVEDHEGNIPLPNDEFYNIVVPGDVILMDDGNISLKVEEVREGEVKVRALTPGKITSRKGIVIRGREFNIPSITEEDLNSIKFAVKNSMDYIGLSYVKSGEDVKKLRKILAEEGVEDIAIMSKIECVSAVKNLEEIVRESDMILVARGDLGMQFPLEEIPILQHKIIETARLMGKPVIVATQVLASMMENPAPTRAEVTDVAHAIAEGVDGIMLTGETAVGKYPVEAVKWLRSIIEANEERTDVKLKPIDDDIQKRFAHSIAVLAESISSKLAIYTQKGRMAIRIAAYRPKIQIYAASNNIKTLRKLTMVWGVKPIKVEANDYKEGLEATYQELLKNKYISEYETVVLTYGLIEEGEHIVKIKRKV; encoded by the coding sequence ATGGAAACATTAAAATTCAAGCTTACATATGATTGGAAGGGAATTATGAAGATAAAGATTATAGCGACTCTTGGACCATCAACAAAAAATCTGAAAACTGTAAGAGAAATGGTGTTGGAAGGGGTATCAGCTTTCAGAATAAATTTTAGCCATGGAAATGAAGAAGAATGGAATAAACATTTAAAGAATGTTAGGAAAACTGAAGAGGAATTAAGAATGGTAATAGGGGTTGGAGGAGACTTAAAAGGGGGGAGTGTAAGATTAGGATATGTTGAAGAACCAATAAAACTAAAACAAGGCATGGAATTAAAAATGGTAAATAAAGTGGAGGATCATGAGGGAAACATACCATTACCCAATGATGAATTCTACAACATAGTGGTTCCAGGAGATGTAATACTAATGGATGATGGAAATATAAGTCTAAAAGTAGAGGAGGTAAGGGAGGGGGAGGTAAAGGTAAGGGCATTAACACCTGGAAAGATAACATCAAGGAAGGGGATAGTGATAAGAGGGAGGGAATTCAACATACCATCAATAACGGAGGAAGATTTGAATAGCATAAAATTCGCCGTGAAAAACTCCATGGACTACATAGGATTAAGCTACGTTAAAAGTGGAGAGGATGTGAAGAAGCTTAGGAAGATATTGGCGGAAGAAGGGGTGGAGGATATTGCGATAATGTCTAAAATAGAATGTGTAAGTGCAGTGAAAAACCTAGAGGAAATAGTTAGAGAATCAGATATGATACTAGTGGCAAGGGGAGACCTTGGAATGCAATTCCCATTGGAAGAAATACCAATACTACAACACAAGATAATTGAAACTGCAAGGCTCATGGGTAAACCAGTAATAGTTGCAACACAAGTACTTGCATCAATGATGGAAAATCCAGCACCAACAAGAGCTGAAGTAACTGATGTTGCACATGCAATAGCTGAAGGGGTTGATGGAATCATGCTAACCGGAGAAACAGCTGTTGGGAAATACCCGGTGGAAGCTGTGAAGTGGCTTAGAAGTATAATAGAAGCAAATGAAGAAAGAACCGATGTGAAATTAAAACCAATAGATGATGATATTCAGAAAAGATTTGCACATAGCATAGCAGTATTAGCGGAATCAATAAGCTCCAAACTAGCAATATACACGCAAAAGGGTAGAATGGCCATTAGAATAGCTGCATATAGACCGAAAATCCAGATATACGCAGCTTCAAACAACATTAAAACACTTAGAAAACTCACCATGGTATGGGGAGTAAAACCAATAAAAGTTGAAGCAAACGATTATAAGGAGGGGTTAGAAGCAACATATCAAGAATTGTTGAAGAACAAGTATATATCGGAATATGAAACTGTCGTATTAACCTATGGATTAATTGAAGAGGGGGAGCATATAGTAAAAATAAAGAGGAAGGTTTAG